The nucleotide window TGCCAGTTGCAGAGCTCTCCAACGCCTTTCGCCAGCTACCAGTTCAAAGCATCCTTCGAGCATTGGATGATTTCTTACGATCAGGGGTTGTAGGACTCCCTGTTGTTTTATGGATTGACTGAGTTCTTGGAGAGCTTTGGGATCAAAAGATCGGCGAGGTTGATTAGGATTGGGCTTGATGCGGTAAATCGGAAGAAAACGCTGAGACCTTTGCTCACTCATTTTGAAGATTTCTCAAGATGAACAAAATATTCAGTATTTTGACTCTTCTTTCCCTTAATAATTGACTCACAACTGCCCAGCATTCGTAAACCCAGCGTGGTTGCAGCCTCAATGATTTCATTAAGTACTCTGGCATGAACGGCTCCTTCTTTGACTCTCCCTCCCCTGCGAACCTCCTTTCTATCCGCTTCAAACTGAGGTTTGACAAGAGCTAAAAGCTGGGAGCCACCAGTCATCAGTTCATAAAGTTTTGGCAATATCAATCGGAGAGAAATGAAGGAGGCATCTACCACAATTATTTGAATTGGATCTGCTAAGTTGACTGGGTCAAGATAACGGATATTTGTACGTTCCAAGTTAACTACTCTTGGATCCTGTCGAAGTTTCCAAGCTAGTTGGCCATATCCGACATCTACCGCATAGACTTTCTGGGCTCCGTGCTGCAGTAAGCAATCTGTAAAACCTCCCGTCGACGCCCCCACATCCAGAGCAATTCGATCAAGGACTTCAATTTGGAACTCCCGAATCGCTCCAGCGAGCTTGACTCCACCTCGGCTAACATATGGATGATCCTGAGCTTGTACTGCCAATTCTGATTCTTGGTCCACACTCTTGCCAGGTTTATCCACTCGTTCTGTATTGACCAGAACCTTGCCTGCCAGAATCAAAGACTGGGCTCGCTCACGGCTTGGAGCCAGTTGACGCTCAACAAGCAACAAATCCAGCCTTTGACGAACAGCCATAAGGAATTTATTTGTCCAGGAATTCTAAATCTGTAATCTCCACTTCAACTTTGCCTTTTGGAATAGGGATGATCAAAGAATCACCAACAGTCTTCCCAACTAAGGCGCGCGCAATTGGTGAATTGCAAGAGATTTTACCTTTCTCGAGGTCGGCCTCATCTTCACCGACAATCTGGTAAGTTTTTTCCTCGTCTGTTTCGATATTGATATAAGTAACTGTAGAACCGAAGATGACTTTTTCTCCGCTGAGACGGCTTATGTCAATGACATTGCATTGTGCTAGCTTGCCATTGAGTTCCTGAATACGACCCTCCACGAATCCCTGGCGCTCCTTGGCCGCATGATATTCCGCGTTTTCCTTTAAGTCCCCATGCTCTCTGGCGTCTGCAATTGCCTGAACGACTTCAGGTCGTACAACAGACATCAGATGCTTCAACTCCGTTTTGAGTTGTTCATGTCCCTGCTTCGTTACAGGGTACATTTGTTCCGACATGCTTGTTCTCCGAGATTGGAAAGAAAAATTTGAAATACGATAGTGAGTAAGTTGAATGGGTCAAGTTCTTCGCATCAAGCTAAATTCAGCAATTGTGATCTGTTTTCTTGGGATTGCCTTGATGATGATTCCATTTCACGCCCGTGCTGATCTAAAATGTGCAGGGACCGCTCTGGCTGAATGGCTGGTCCCCGGATTAGGTTACGCAATCAATGATGACTACGACAAAGCTCTTATTTTTGGTGGATTGCGGTGGTGGGCCATCAATGGCTACATGCAATATTCAGATAGTGAAAATCTCCAAGCATATCCTGATGAAGTTTTTAAAGAGACAAAGAATGAAGAGGGGGAGGATGTCACTGACATTTATTTGAGTAAAGAAACTTATTACACAATGGCTTATCTGAGACTCTACACCAATATCAGCCTGATTACTTTCTATGATTTTTACGATGGTGGATG belongs to SAR324 cluster bacterium and includes:
- a CDS encoding TlyA family RNA methyltransferase translates to MAVRQRLDLLLVERQLAPSRERAQSLILAGKVLVNTERVDKPGKSVDQESELAVQAQDHPYVSRGGVKLAGAIREFQIEVLDRIALDVGASTGGFTDCLLQHGAQKVYAVDVGYGQLAWKLRQDPRVVNLERTNIRYLDPVNLADPIQIIVVDASFISLRLILPKLYELMTGGSQLLALVKPQFEADRKEVRRGGRVKEGAVHARVLNEIIEAATTLGLRMLGSCESIIKGKKSQNTEYFVHLEKSSK
- the greA gene encoding transcription elongation factor GreA; translation: MSEQMYPVTKQGHEQLKTELKHLMSVVRPEVVQAIADAREHGDLKENAEYHAAKERQGFVEGRIQELNGKLAQCNVIDISRLSGEKVIFGSTVTYINIETDEEKTYQIVGEDEADLEKGKISCNSPIARALVGKTVGDSLIIPIPKGKVEVEITDLEFLDK